The region TCTTTGAACCCATTTCAACTTCATAAGTATTGATTTGATAAGCTTTACCTGCGGAAGAAATAAGCATTAACTTAGATAATCTGTTTGTGAAAACTAATTCTTTAACATTATCGTTTTCGGATATTTTTAACCCTTTTGCACCCTTTCCACCTCTACCTTGAACCTTGTATTCATTTGCAGGTATTGCTTTAATATATCCCCACTTTGTTAAAACTATTATTATATTTTCGTCTCGTATTAAATCTACCTCATCAGCCAATTCACCTTTGTGAAGTACTATTTCGGTCCTTCTTTCATCCCCAAATTTTTTCGCCACTTCGTCAAGTTCTTCCTTGATTATATTCATCAACTTTTCTTTATCTTGAAGAACATCGGAGGCATTTTTAATTTGGGCATACAAATCATTTAATTCTTTAACAAGATTGTCTGTCTCAAGTCTTGATAAACTAATAAGCTTCATATCCGCAATGGCTTTTGCTTGTTCTTCACTAACTCCAATTGTATCTTGTAAGTTTTTTAAAGCATCCTGAGGGTTTAACGAATTTCGAATAATTTCGATTACAGTATCAATTCCTTGAACAGCTTTTATAAGGCCTTCTACAATGTGCGCTCTTTTTTTGGCTTTTTCTAAATCAAAATTTGTTCTTCTTGTAACAATTTCAATTCTATGATCAATAAAAGCTTGCATTAACTCCTTAAGATTCATTAATGAAGGTTTACCTTTGTTAATTACATTCATCTGCGCATAAAAATAACTTTGCAGATTAGTATGCTTAAAAAGGTCGTTAATTAATCTTTTAATGTTAGCATCTCTTTTTAATTCGATAACTAACCTTGTACCTTCCTTGTCACTTTCGTCTCTAACATCTCTTATTCCTGGATCCTTTTTCTCATCTTTCTTCTTTACTGCAAACTTTACAATTTGTTCTATTACATCGCTTTTTGAGACTCCATAAGGTATCTCTTCAAAGACGATTGATGTTCCGTTTTCTTTTTCTTCTATTTTATATTTTCCGCGAATAGTTATTTTTCCTTTTCCTGTTTCATATAACTCTTCCAAATTTTCTCCATCAACAATGACTCCACCTGTTGGAAAATCTGGACCTTTTATATGTTTTAACAGATCTTTAATTTCAACTTCCGGATTGTCTATCAATACCTTCAATGCATCAACAAGCTCTTTTAAATTATGAGGAGGTATATTGGTAGTCATTCCAACAGCTATACCACTTGAGCCATTCATTAAAAGATTAGGCACCCTAGTTGGAAGAACTATTGGTTCTTGTAAACTACCATCAAAATTGTCTCTGAAATCTACAGTATTTTTATCTATGTCAAGTAACATGTATTCTCCTAATTCTTGCATACGAGCCTCAGTGTAACGCATTGCAGCGGCAGGATCACCATCAACAGATCCAAAATTACCTTGACCTTCAACTAGAGGATACCTCATAGAAAATGGTTGAGCCATTCTTACCAAGGCATCATATATTGCAGCATCTCCATGTGGATGATATTTACCCATAACTTCTCCAACAATACGAGCACATTTTTTGAAAGATGAATTGTGTCTCAGAGACAATTCACTCATTGAATATAAAATTCTTCTTTGAACAGGCTTTAAACCATCCCTCACATCGGGAATAGCCCTGCTAACAATTACACTTAAAGAGTATAATAAATAAGAATTTTTTAATTCTTCATTTAAATCTTTTTCAAAAATTTTGTATTCCATTTATTTAATGCCTCCATTATGAAATCTTAGCTCCAGGTTCTACATCTTTATCTACAGTTAATATGCTTAAATTTCCTTTATCATCTTTTGCAGCTAAAAGCATTCCTTCAGATAATTCGCCCATAAGTTTAGCTGGTTTTAAATTAGATAATACTATAATTTTTTTGTTAAGCAAACTTTCAGGAGAATAGAATGCCTTAATTCCAGCAATTATTTGCTTTTGCCCTAAAGGTCCAAGATCAACAATTAATTTTATCAATTTATTTGATTTTTCAATATTTTCTGCCTTAATAACTTCTCCCACTCTTAAATCTATTTTTTTAAATTCTTCTATTTCAACAAAATCAATTACATTATTTAATTCATTTTTCTCTTTTTCAACCAACTCTTCTTCCTCCTTTTTTTCTTCAAGAACTGTCTTCGTTTTTATTACCTTTTCCCAACTTTCCACATCAATTCTTTCAAAAATAGGATTTCCCTTTTCTATTTTTCTTCCAGGTTCTAATAATCCTATTTTTAGATTTTCAAATTTCAGATAAGATAAATCATACCCATATTTTTTTAAGATGATCTCAGATGTTTCAGGCATTATAGGATAAATCAGTATACCGATAATTCTTATAGACTCTAATAAATTGTACAATACAGTTCCTAACCTCTTTCTTTTACTTTGTTCTTTTGCTAAAAGCCAGGGTTCAGTCAAATCTATATATTTGTTAGAAAATCGAACTACTTCCCAAAGAGTTTCTAAAGCTTGCGTAAATTGATAAGAGTTCATATAACTCAAAAACTGCTCTTTTTTATTTTCTACCAACTCAAAGAGTTCTTCATCTATTTTATCTTTTTCTTCATGCTCTGGAATATAGCTATCAAAATATTTTTCAACCATAGTTAGTGTCCTATAGATTAAATTGCTCAAGTCATTAACTAAATCCGCATTATATCGCACAATTAAATTGTCCTCAGAAAAATCTCCATCTCTTCCAAAATTTATATCTTTTAGTAAATAATATCTTATTACATCTTTTCCATAAACATTTATTAATATTCTAGGATCAATTGCATTACCTAAAGATTTGGAAATTTTTTGACCATTAATAGTTAACCATCCGTGGGCGAAAATCTTATTTGGCAAAGGAAGCCCTACAGACATAAGCATTGCTGGCCATATTATTGAATGAAATCTATTTATTTCTTTGGCTATCAAATGCAAATCAGCTGGCCAATATTTTTTAAACTTATCTTCATCATCGATATATCCAATAGCACTAACATAATTTATTAATGCATCTACCCAAACGTATACAACATGTTTAGGATCATTAAGCAAAGGAACTCCCCAATCAAAAGTAGTACGGGTTATACTTAAATCTTTTAAACCCCTTTTTAAAATTTGCATCATTTCATTACGTCTAAATGCAGGTTCAACAAACTCGGGATGTTCTTCATAATATTTAATAAGGGGTTGGTTATACTTTGATAACTTAAAAAAATAATTTTCTTCTTCAACCCATTTTAATTCTCTTTTACAGTCAGGACACAATTTTTCTCCGTCTTCATTTATTACTTCATCAGCGTTCCAAAAAGCTTCATCATGAATGCAATACCAACCTTCATATTTTCCCTTATAAACGTCTCCATTATCTATCATTTTTTGTACAAAAAATTGTACTGTCTTTACGTGATAGTCATCAGTTGTTCTAACAAAATGTGTGTAACTTATATTCATATCATCCCATAGTGTTTTGAATTTAGCTGATAGTTCATCCACATATTTTTGAGGTGAAATATTTTTTTCTTTAGCCGCTTGTAATACTTTTTGACCGTGCTCATCAGTACCTGTTAAGAAAAACACATCGTATCCCATCATCCTTTTAAAACGAGCAATAACATCTGCAACAATAGTTGTATAAGCAGATCCTATGTGAGGTTCACTGTTAACGTAGTATATAGGTGTTGTAACATAAAACTTAGACAACAAGGCCACCTCCGACATTTATACCTTATATTATTATATTTTATACCTTTTATTATTATGAGTATTAACAATAAAAAATAGGGCTTTTATTAGTAAAATCAGCCTAATTAATTATACCACAAATATAGTCTCTAAATATTTTTATATTATTATACCTTTTATTTTTAAATTATGACAGATTGTTTCATTTTTAAGAAATAATAATTATTAAAATCTAGATTATAAACCCAGTATGATATAATATAATCAGAACTTTTTAATTCTTTGTTAAAGCATAATTTCACTATCTATTTAAAAAAGATAATCAATGTCAATTACACACCGCCCCTAGAGGCGGGGGCTTGTAGAAATACAAGCTCGGTTGATTAGCCTATGTCATTAGTTTTTGCTAATGATTAGTTATAGCAGAATATATAGTCACCGTGGGATGCTCCACAAGTCCCATGCTCTGAGGGTAATGGTTAAACATCTCTGAGGGGTAGGAGAAGTGCTGTTACCATTAAACCTGCTATAACATTGGCGATGTGGACCTACAGGCTTCGGCCTGACTTACCTTGATGGAGGTAAATTGTATGGAATGAAGCCTGTTCAAAAACCATTAAAGGACGCAACATTTATGTCTACTATAAGATGGAAATTGGTCAATGCGCTGATGTGTGACTACACTTACGGTTATATTACAAAATCCAAAAGAGTAAGTCTTGGTTTGGAAAAGACACATTATAACGATGCATTTTGCATAGCAGGTGGAATTAATCAACAGAGAATAGAACCTATCTATTTTGAGCAAATTAGGAGAAACAATCGTTCACTCGAAAAGTTCTATGATGCAAAATATGTTGATATAAGAGATAAGTCTATTAAAACAGGACAAGAGCTTTTCTGTGGTAGAAGGACACGGAACAAAAACTTAAATGAAGAAAATCTTCATAAGTATCGTGGAGCTAAAAAATCAAAAGGCAGAAGAAATATTCGTAAGCAAAGATACGCTTATCAGCCTAAAGATATTGTTACCTTTGAGAGCAAAAAATATTCAGTTCAAGGTGTACAGAACAAAGGTGAATATATTAAGCTAATGGAAATGTCTAAGCCAGTTAAAACAGATTTAGTTAAGCTCTATATGTTTAGGAAAGGATTTAGTATGTTTTATAACTGCAATTCATCACCCACTTACAGAAGTGGGAGTCTTCTTGCAGGAAAATAATAAAAAGTGGAGGGATATCATTGCGCTTTTCAAAACTATATGCACCAACATTGAAAGAAACTCCTGCCGATTCAGATATCAAAAGTTATGAACTATTAATTCGCGGAGGTTTTATTAGGAAAATATCTTCGGGGGTATACAGTTATCTTCCTCTTGGATGGCGTGTGATAAAAAAGATAGAAAAAATTGTCCGAGAAGAAATGGAAAAAATTGGTTCTCAAGAACTCATGCTTCCAATTATACATCCTTCTGAACTTTGGAAAATGACCGGAAGATGGGATGATTATGGGCCTGAACTAATGAAGTTAAAAGATAGACATGACAGAGAGTTCACGTTAGGTCCTACACATGAAGAAATAGTCACCTTTCTTATGAAAGATGAATTAAGATCATATAAGCAACTTCCACTTAGTGTTTTCCAAATAGCAACTAAATTTAGAGATGAAATAAGACCAAGGTTTGGAGTTTTAAGGGCTAGAGAATTTATTATGAAAGATGCATATACATTTCATCCTGACTATGAGTCTCTTCATAAAACTTACTTACAATTTTATGAGGCTTATGAAAACATTATTAAACGTATGGGAGTAAAGTATGCAATTGTCGAAGCAGATACAGGGGCAATTGGAGGAAATTACTCACATGAATTTCATGTTTTAGCCAAAAACGGTGAAGGTAGAATATTCTATTGTGAAAAATGTGGGTACGCAGCTAGTGATGAAAAAGCTATTTCTGATGAGAAATTTATTGCAAGCATTGATGAACCAAAAAAACAGTTGACAAAAGTAGACACTGGAGAACTAAAAACGATTGAAGAAATTGCAAATTTTTTAAATCTTCCAAAAAATAGATTGATCAAATCTATGCTTTTAAAGTCGAAAAATGGTTGGGTAATGGCGTTAATACGTGGCGATTATGAAATCAATCTTTCTAAACTTCGCTCTCTAATTAAGGATCAAACCCTTGATTTTGCACAACCTGAAGAAGTCTATGAAAAATTTGGAGTTAATACAGGATATATCGGTCCTATAAATGTACCTAAAGACGTTAAAATAGTCGCAGATTTCAGTGTAAAATCGGTAGTCAACGGTGTAATTGGTGCTATGGAAGAAAATAAACATTACATAAATGCAACACCAGATGAAGATTTTAAAGTTGATATATTTTCTGATATTAGATTTGTAAAAGCAGGTGAGAAATGTCCTCATTGTGAAGGTTATTTAAAAGAAGCTAGAGGTATAGAAGTTGGACAAGTTTTCGAACTTGGCGATAAATACTCTTCAAAAATGAAAGCATATTTTACAGATGAGGAAGGAAACCAAAAACCTTTTATTATGGGATGTTATGGTTGGGGAGTCTCAAGAACACTTGGAGCAATAGTGGAACAATTAAATGACGAACATGGTATGCTTTGGCCTAGAAGTATTGCACCTTTTGAAGTAGCAATAATACCTGTTTCTTCAAGTAACAAAAAAATGTTTGAGTTTTCAGATCAAATTTATAATTTTTTATCTAAAAAAGGTATTGAAGTTCTAATAGATGATAGAGAAGTCTCTGCAGGAGTTAAATTTAAGGATATAGACCTGATTGGTATACCCCTTAAAATTATTATAGGAAAGTCCTATGAAGATGGTTATATAGAATTAAAACTCAGATACGAAGAACAAAGTAAACTAATAGATGCTTCAAATCTGGAATCTATATATAATGAGGTAATACAAAAACTTGATGAATATAATCCAGTAAAAGCACTAAAAATATAAGCACTTATAAATTGACAAAATCATGAAAAAATAGTAAAATATAGATAGTAAAAAATAAAAGCCGAAGCTTCTTCGGCTTTTATTGGTGGGCTCGGGTGGATTCGAACCACCGACCACCCGGTTATGAGCCGGAAGCTCTAACCAACTGAGCTACGAGCCCTTATACGTACATAATTATAACATTAATTGATTATTTTGTCAATACTTTTTAGAATAATAACAACAAATAGAGGAGAATGTAAAATGAGTGAAGGGTTAAAAATACACAATTCACAAGAAGATCCAATTAAAATATTGACCGATAAATATCCCAAAATCATTATAATAAAAGCAGTTTTTAATCTTCTAGACACTCAAGAAAACGTCAATTTAGAAAATTTGGAAAATGAAATAATTAGACTACTTTCAAAAAAATAAATGGGCCCTTTAAGGCTCATTTATTTTTTATAATTTTTAACGGATAATATAGAAAAATTGATTTTCAAACGCAATGTTTTGAATTTATAATTCGCTTAGGGCAAAGCCCTTCCCCTTTCTTCGGTACAAGTACAAAAATTTAAAGAAATTAAGAGTTCGTTGGGAGTAGAATGAGGGAGTTATTTTGTAATAAAACAAATACGAAACTTATATATAATAGTTCACATTTTAGAATTTCTAAAGTGAGTAAATATTTTTGCAATAGGGAGGGAAAATTTTGAAAAACGATTTTCTTGGTAGAAGTTTAAATGTGATGAGTGATTTTACTATTGAAGAGGAGATGTTTTTGTATCATCAAACAAATAGATTAAAGAAAAAATGGAAAAATAAAGAAGACTGTTCTGAATTTGAAATCAAACTTCCATCAGTTGGTATTTATATAGTATTTACTGAACCGAGTACTAGAACAAAAGAATCGTTTATAAATGCAGCAAAATTCCATAAAAATGCTAAAACAAACATTTTTGAATCTGAGCATTCTTCATTTAATAAAAGTGAAAGCTATATCGATACATTCAACATGCTAACTGGGTATTCAGATCATTCAATCTTTGTCGTAAGAACAAAACTAGAAGGAACTTGTAAACTTTTAGATGAAAAAGTTTCTGATTATGCTTTTAGACATTCTTTAAACAAGCCTTCTTTTATCAATGCTGGAGACGGAAAGCATGAACATCCCACCCAAGAAATATTAGACGAATACACTTTTTTAGAACAATTAAATTTTGATAATTCGTATATACACATTGCGCTTGTGGGAGATTTACTCCATGGAAGAACCGTTCACTCAAAAGTATCTGGATTAAGGATATTTAAGAATGTTCTAGTAGACTTAATTGCGCCAGAAGAATTACAAATGCCTAGACATTATGTAAACGCTATGAAAGAAAATAAATTTGAAGTTAGAATATTTGATTCAATTGAAAATTATCTTAAACAAGAACAGATCGCACCGATTTGGTATTTTACTAGGCTTCAACTAGAAAGAATGGGTGAAGACATACTTGAAAAAGAACCTTTACTGCGAAAAAGTGTCACTTTTAGAAAAGACTTCCTTAACCTTCTACCAGAAAAAGTTAAATTTTATCATCCTTTACCAAGACATAAAATCTACCCTACAATCCCTACATTTCTAGACCCTTTACCTTTAAATGGTTGGGAAAATCAAGCTATAAATGGCTATTGGACAAGAATTATTTTGCTATCAA is a window of Defluviitoga tunisiensis DNA encoding:
- a CDS encoding proline--tRNA ligase, with translation MRFSKLYAPTLKETPADSDIKSYELLIRGGFIRKISSGVYSYLPLGWRVIKKIEKIVREEMEKIGSQELMLPIIHPSELWKMTGRWDDYGPELMKLKDRHDREFTLGPTHEEIVTFLMKDELRSYKQLPLSVFQIATKFRDEIRPRFGVLRAREFIMKDAYTFHPDYESLHKTYLQFYEAYENIIKRMGVKYAIVEADTGAIGGNYSHEFHVLAKNGEGRIFYCEKCGYAASDEKAISDEKFIASIDEPKKQLTKVDTGELKTIEEIANFLNLPKNRLIKSMLLKSKNGWVMALIRGDYEINLSKLRSLIKDQTLDFAQPEEVYEKFGVNTGYIGPINVPKDVKIVADFSVKSVVNGVIGAMEENKHYINATPDEDFKVDIFSDIRFVKAGEKCPHCEGYLKEARGIEVGQVFELGDKYSSKMKAYFTDEEGNQKPFIMGCYGWGVSRTLGAIVEQLNDEHGMLWPRSIAPFEVAIIPVSSSNKKMFEFSDQIYNFLSKKGIEVLIDDREVSAGVKFKDIDLIGIPLKIIIGKSYEDGYIELKLRYEEQSKLIDASNLESIYNEVIQKLDEYNPVKALKI
- the metG gene encoding methionine--tRNA ligase, translated to MSKFYVTTPIYYVNSEPHIGSAYTTIVADVIARFKRMMGYDVFFLTGTDEHGQKVLQAAKEKNISPQKYVDELSAKFKTLWDDMNISYTHFVRTTDDYHVKTVQFFVQKMIDNGDVYKGKYEGWYCIHDEAFWNADEVINEDGEKLCPDCKRELKWVEEENYFFKLSKYNQPLIKYYEEHPEFVEPAFRRNEMMQILKRGLKDLSITRTTFDWGVPLLNDPKHVVYVWVDALINYVSAIGYIDDEDKFKKYWPADLHLIAKEINRFHSIIWPAMLMSVGLPLPNKIFAHGWLTINGQKISKSLGNAIDPRILINVYGKDVIRYYLLKDINFGRDGDFSEDNLIVRYNADLVNDLSNLIYRTLTMVEKYFDSYIPEHEEKDKIDEELFELVENKKEQFLSYMNSYQFTQALETLWEVVRFSNKYIDLTEPWLLAKEQSKRKRLGTVLYNLLESIRIIGILIYPIMPETSEIILKKYGYDLSYLKFENLKIGLLEPGRKIEKGNPIFERIDVESWEKVIKTKTVLEEKKEEEELVEKEKNELNNVIDFVEIEEFKKIDLRVGEVIKAENIEKSNKLIKLIVDLGPLGQKQIIAGIKAFYSPESLLNKKIIVLSNLKPAKLMGELSEGMLLAAKDDKGNLSILTVDKDVEPGAKIS
- a CDS encoding bifunctional aspartate carbamoyltransferase catalytic subunit/aspartate carbamoyltransferase regulatory subunit produces the protein MKNDFLGRSLNVMSDFTIEEEMFLYHQTNRLKKKWKNKEDCSEFEIKLPSVGIYIVFTEPSTRTKESFINAAKFHKNAKTNIFESEHSSFNKSESYIDTFNMLTGYSDHSIFVVRTKLEGTCKLLDEKVSDYAFRHSLNKPSFINAGDGKHEHPTQEILDEYTFLEQLNFDNSYIHIALVGDLLHGRTVHSKVSGLRIFKNVLVDLIAPEELQMPRHYVNAMKENKFEVRIFDSIENYLKQEQIAPIWYFTRLQLERMGEDILEKEPLLRKSVTFRKDFLNLLPEKVKFYHPLPRHKIYPTIPTFLDPLPLNGWENQAINGYWTRIILLSMFGGAISAPFDTSIKNVEINEQDFIVPAPIIDGTKGITKDGKRGIKPIENGTVIDHIAKGKNPDKIYETIVKIRKILKLYVLDSADGLFKSADGNFKGYISLPDVYLSQKDIKKLSAISPNTTVNIIKNSRVCEKYRISLPPRIYNFEELRCKNENCITNPVNGENVQVSFIRNKNNELICEYCETPHTFEEIWNV
- the gyrA gene encoding DNA gyrase subunit A, with translation MEYKIFEKDLNEELKNSYLLYSLSVIVSRAIPDVRDGLKPVQRRILYSMSELSLRHNSSFKKCARIVGEVMGKYHPHGDAAIYDALVRMAQPFSMRYPLVEGQGNFGSVDGDPAAAMRYTEARMQELGEYMLLDIDKNTVDFRDNFDGSLQEPIVLPTRVPNLLMNGSSGIAVGMTTNIPPHNLKELVDALKVLIDNPEVEIKDLLKHIKGPDFPTGGVIVDGENLEELYETGKGKITIRGKYKIEEKENGTSIVFEEIPYGVSKSDVIEQIVKFAVKKKDEKKDPGIRDVRDESDKEGTRLVIELKRDANIKRLINDLFKHTNLQSYFYAQMNVINKGKPSLMNLKELMQAFIDHRIEIVTRRTNFDLEKAKKRAHIVEGLIKAVQGIDTVIEIIRNSLNPQDALKNLQDTIGVSEEQAKAIADMKLISLSRLETDNLVKELNDLYAQIKNASDVLQDKEKLMNIIKEELDEVAKKFGDERRTEIVLHKGELADEVDLIRDENIIIVLTKWGYIKAIPANEYKVQGRGGKGAKGLKISENDNVKELVFTNRLSKLMLISSAGKAYQINTYEVEMGSKNSKGEHIANYIGLSEGEKVKTLIPISLDGDYDKDILIFTKLGKVKRTSLREFMNARSSGIRAINIVENDTVVDAIVLDGEDKNLLVVTKKGMALNFNSSQVRRMGRDAMGVNAIKLKKDDEVVDVVLVDNNKKLLIITERGYGKRVEFSSYRPQNRGGIGLKTVRDISKIGNIVAAMSVEDGEDVLIFTEKGKAIRVNVDNITVLNRITQGVIVVRLDKDDAVVDAIEVKDD